In the genome of Parus major isolate Abel chromosome 3, Parus_major1.1, whole genome shotgun sequence, the window ATCTCTTAAAGGTATGCTTTAAGAACTTTGTTCTTAGAAAAACCTATAGTCACCAGGTGGAAGCCAGCAAGTATACATTTCAAAAGGCAGCCTTTGATCCCTTATTTTCTTactaaaatttttttctccttatttctgGTAGACTGTCAGAGCCAGTCCAGCAAAAGGCAACCATGGAGCACCCTGAATCAAGATAAATCCATGGACTGGTTTACATGCAATGGAGAATGAAATGCACCTGATAAGACAGAAACAGATACTGTGATCTGCAGAACAGTCTGGGCTGCATCACAACACCAGATGTGAAGATTCACTTCAAATTTTTCCCTTTACAGAGTGGGATAAGGGAATTTCAAACTTGTTTCAAGGTAGAAATCAGAGTACTCATTACTTAAGAGTTACACAACTTGCAAAATGTAGCATCTGCTttgttatgttttattttattctgatacAATACACAAATTAGAAGCTATGGAGGCAGCAGCATCAAGAAAGCAGTGGTCGAAACTTTCTCAGCTTGGTAAGGAATGCtgattaaaaagcaaaagttaCTACTTTAGTATTTCATTACacaacaattattttattattatacgttttattgttttattatataGGTACATAACAAATGctagtacaaaaaaaaaccccaaaaaacaaacaaaaaaaccccataccaaaaccaacaaaaaataggtttctttgaaataaaaacaccccaacATTTAAGATAAACTTTTTCCAAGTGTCTCACCTGAATGAGCTTCCTGACAGTGGGATGGTCGGGCAATGTAAGGCACAGAGTGGTTTGTTTCACCAGCATCACTGAGTGATTCTGTGacaaggacattttttttttacttcattccCACAAGTTTAAGACCTACATGCAGACTACAATAGACAAGGTGCATGTAATATTTTTCCctgacatgtttttcttttttttgttgtcacCTATCACTATATTCAGAACTCTTTGCTCTAGTATGCATTTTGCAGATCTGTATactgcatatttatttatacccgtcatataaatatatatatatatatatatagcataaTTTTTTGATTTGCCAGAACAGcttaattttaaagcagatcACACTGGCTACCATTTCTCCTAAGTCCATCAGGGTCCTCTAAAGCAGCTATAAGATGACTATAAAGAACTGAATTGtcttaaaaaccaaaaatttgaaaacagtAGAAGAGCAGTCATTCTTTTTTGcaaattgaaatttattttctatttagcCCAGATTTTAAACATGATATTTAAACTTAAATAACAATTAATGGTCTTTTCTAAACCTGACAAGGGTATGCTGTCTAAAACCTCGCCTATTCTCAGCTGACCTAAGAAAAAACACTGTCTTCTCCTACCCTGCATTATCAAAGTGCAGTAATAGAGTATCTCATCAGCAGTAAAGTTCTTACCattgtatttgctttctttaagaACTGCTTGATCCTGAGTGTGGATTTCTTCGTATTCATTTTGAGGTGattcttcaatattttcttgAGTTTCCACCATTTGGCTTGATTTATAATGCTTGAGTTTAGCAGGGAGTACTGACCAGCTTCTGTGAGTTACCTCAATTATCCTTTCACACAAAAAAGGAAGTTTGCAGCTCCGTATTTTGTCTAAAAGCTCAATGACCTGTGTGATACTTttgaagaaatgcaaacaaaaagtAGTATTTTGAAAACTCAAATCACAAAATCTCAGCTCTACTGACTTTGGCACATTCTTTCCCTTTGAAGTTACACAGGTCCTTCAGTTTTAGGGTAAAGGAGCAACCTGACTATTGCATCGGAGAACAGTGCAGTTACTCTGAGGATGCTGTAAGCCCAAACTTCACTGACCAGAATGAGAACACTCCCCAGGTAGATGCCAAAGGATTTGGCCAAGTGTACTTTATACTGAGTACAGCTCCCAAAGAAAGttacatggggaaaaaatgcaacTTTGTTAACATTTCATTAATGCTGGGTGGGTATTTCAGAAGATGCTTGTTTTTGTGCCAAGGCCAGGTAATGCCAGCATAAAGGTGCCAGAAAGAAACACTTACTTTGCTAAGTACACAGCACACACCCCACCTTGTTTGAGGCTTGGGTGTACAACAGGCAGAGCACACTGAGGGTCCAGCATATCCAAAACTAcctgcaagaagaaaatatattaatgtttaCTGGGAAAACATATGTACATCTATCATTGTAATACACAACattgggaagaaagaaaaggttatgGAAAAGAGATGCATACAACCACTTTCATTGCTGCCTCTCAAAACCTGAGGTGCACACTTTACGCAAAATGAAGCCCTCTCTACTTCCAAATGAATTTCTGTTGAAACAGCAACTAGCATTTGACCAACTAAATAGGTCTGTGGGAAGTTAAGCCTCCCAGTAATTAAATCCCATAATCCtgacagtaataaaaaaatttagacAACTACATTTACTAACACATTTGAATACCTATTTctcaaatgtgaaaaaaaaaaaaaaagattgttcAAATGCATAAAAAGAGCACGTTATTGTCACAATGTCTAACTTGtcagtttcaaaattaaaaaaatttctgtctttggCAATTTATCCATCTTCTGCTAGGAAGCTATTCAGATTGTAGAACAATGGGATATACAATATCTGATCCCTTCTGCAGGACTGTTACTTAAAACGTTTTTTGCAATGGTGTTTTTATGCAATGTATTATATTCCTTTGCTTGTACCAATTTAAAAATTGGTATTTGTTTAAGCATTTGGTAAATAAGTAGTTCTAAGTAGTTTGTCAGCTTGACAGGGAAGAGTGATTAACATGAAGCTGTTTTCCCCAGCATGACTCCTTTTTTTAGGAACTCTAGATACAAAGAAGCAGAACAGGCTAGCAAGACACAGCATATTCAAAATTACACCATAGTTACATTGTGCATTCTATATAGCTGATAGCAAGGTGGTCACACAGTTACGTATTTAATAAGGTTTTGTAttcttctaaaattaaatgctgGAAATATGTACCTCATAAAAGTATCAGTTTCTCAAAATGAGTTTGTCTTGGCTTACAAGGCAGGAGTAATTAATTGCAGCACTTCTATAGTACAGCTTTATCAGTGTTTCATTTGACAACCTGTAACTGAAACCTTGAAAACACTTGTGTCTGACAAAAAATTACAATGTTTCTTTCACTGATGAGGAAGTGGATTATTATTTCTCATGTTACACTTGATATGGGAATCCTGTTGTGAGTGTGAGCACTAGAGGTTTCCATTTATGGAGAAAAGACGTGTCAAATGGGGGAGTTGTTTGGATTCACTCACTGCATCAAGTGTTACAGATTTCAtatctgcagcagctgttgaAATGTCTTTAAGAATGAACTCCACGTTATCTGGCCATTCGTCCACGTGTCCTATTTCCCACGCAGAACGCCAGCGCCTGTAATTCTTCTTAGCTAAACTATGATGATCATCTCTGATTTCATAACTTAGAACACGTCCTTTGGGCccaactgaaaacaaacagaagacaCTCCACTCACCACTTTACACTGCTGTTTTAAAGacctgggaaaaacaaaacaaaaccaaaacccagtCTATAACATAAGTACACCTTTCCATCTCCACTTTAGGAAATTATATCATATGAAACAATCAATGACAATCTatgtttcctttaaatttaaaacaaacatatgCAGAAAAAGTGCTGTGTTAGTATCCTTCTGCTAGAGCAGCCAGAGGTACCAGCTGAGAATGCTGCACCAGTGCTCATGGCTCACAGGCTAAGGAAATCTGCTCACTGACCTCAGCCCCACAGACAAGTTTTCCAGCGTACTCTTTGATTTACCCATGTTTGTGTAATTTTCCTGTTACTGTCTGCAACAGTGATAAATTATTAAGTCTATATTTACTATTCTAAAATTTACTGTGAGTCCAATGTACAATGTTTCTCAAAAAGGAAGCATTtccaggctgtgcaggcagaCAGCAGTGCACTGATGTATTATTCCGTATCTGTATTACTCCAATTCTTCAAGCCTATTCCACCGCTCACTTCTGTCTCCCTGCTACTTTGGAATGGCTGCAGGGAgctttcagaaagcagcagctccctgggtgAGTTCTGTGCCTTTCTAAGTCATTTCACTTTGCAGTCACCAGGCTCCTTCCCTCACCTATGTGATCCCATTGTGAATCCATTCAGACCACTGAGTAAAAGAAGGGATGAATTTCCGAACAGTCGCTCCTTGATCCTGCATAAGAAAAAGGCTAGAACCAGCTTGTAAGAAATGGAAGGTTTCAGCATGTTACCTTTGATCACCTGAATCAGTTGTAGAGTCACAGTGCCAACTCCTTGTTACTTCAGATTATCAGTTTAGAAAcatcagaaatataaaattcttCACACTGGGGGTGTCAGTCATACCCCCACTCATTCAGAGtaattccttctttttgaaactgctttttttttaaataacaacaAGGTGAAATAGTTAAGCAAAACTTAATTACTGTGAAGCTACAGTATGTCAAGTTTGCAGACATCGTATTTTCCAGTTCTCAAAGATTTTAAAGTCATGGCAAATACCACTCTCTTAACTTTATCCTGTTTCATGTCAGTAGTTTCTGGGAATGATtaaagaaagaatggaaaagaaaatatcaaattaataACAAGAGATGAATGAAATCTGTTAAATCAACAAGAATTTTGGAAATCAAATAATTCCGTGCACATTGGTAATGTGTCCACTAGATCTGAATTCCAGCATTTACCCACATAGCAGCTGTTTTCCTTGTTGGGTATCACTGGTGTGTATTTAATGGTGGCAAAATCAGCCACCATTAGGAAACAGCAAATCAAatctatttatttctgtctcagcACCGAAGTATGGTCAGCTGTGACTAAAAGTGGCTGTATTTGGTGCCAATTTAAATTcaataaatttgaaaacagcaatgcaatttcaaagctttttccCACTCCTCAAAATAAAGCTGATCTGGCACGCAACAACTGCATTCTTCCCCTGGACAGGACTAACAGCCTGGTAATGCCAATGATTTTACCAACTTGGCCCATTTACAGCTGAATTAAAGTGTTGgacaagaatgaaaaatgagaagaataATTGGCAAGTTCAGGTGTGCTTATAGAAAACAGCGGAATACCTAAGGCAAAAAAATCAGTTGCTGTATTTAGTGAGAGCTAACTTTTGCCTTAGCCAGTTATAGGTATTCCATCTCTGGGTTTTGGATCTGCCTGTAGGGCAAGGTGAAGAAAGCTAATTACACCTACTTTCCCTCTCTCtaaatgaaaagagaagcaTTGATATTTATCTTCTGTTTGGTCAGCTTCTAGCTCCTACAGCAGCAATGGTTGCTTTGAGGATAATACCATGTTAGTTTCAAAATCCCAATAGAATTAAAAACCCTAAACACTAGtttattccagaaaaatgaTCAGAAGAAACCAAGCAATAGCAATAATAGGAGGTAGGAGAGAGGGAGCACAGGTACAACTGCTGACCTTGAAATCTGTGCCCAAAATATCAAGACCAGCTGCAGTTGAGAGATCCTAAGGCATGGCTGAAACGGAGCTTTCTGTGAGGCCTTCGATAACCACTTACACTACAGCCCCCTAAGCACAGTCACAGAATAGTTTGAAGTCTCTGTGCTGATATAACTCTCTCTCAAGTCAATGAACTACACGTGAACGTGTGAACTGCAGTAAAGATTTTATGAGCTGAGTAGTAAGGACCATAAGAGAGTCATAAGCatctagacaaaaaaaaaaaaaaaccaaccttcCAAGTTGtgctaaagaaataaattctgtgttGTCTAAAGCCAGTTTCTCACCTGCTCTTGACAGAAACAAGCTCATTGCACCCGACCCGCTACCACTTTCCAACACGGTGTCTCCTGGGTGGATATCCATCATCATTAATAGAGCGCTTATATCCTGCGAGCGAGAAAAACGCGGCACATTACTATTTGCGAAAAATTAAAGGTGAGATTCGGCCACCGACCTCCCAGCCCCGGCCGATACCTTGGGGTAGGCGATGGTGGGTCCCCGCGGCATAAGGAGTACGTATTCGTCCAGGGAGGGCCGCCTCAGCAGCAGCCGCGCCCCGCCCGACGCGAGCAGCAcctgcccaggcagctgccCGATGATGTCGCGGTGGGGCAGGACACCGCCGGGGCTGCTCAGCACCGCCTCGGCCGCCAGCCGGCACAGCACCTTCAGCGTCGTGTTGTGCTTCCTCCGCACCACCGCCAGCGCCAGCTCCCCGGCGCGGAAAGGGCCGGAACGGGGACACACCGCCTCAACCCGCGCTTGACAAGAGGCGGCCGCCGccacctcctccttcttctcctcctcgGGGGGAGCCTGAGGCGGCGGCACTGCCGCCGCTGCGCACCGCGCCACCGCCGCCGCTTCCTCGGGCGGCAGCAGCCGCCTCAGCCGCTCCAGCGGCGACAGCGAAGTCTCCCATGCCCGCCTCCGAGGCTTCCCGTCGGCAGGAAaagaagatgaggaggaggctgaggaggaggaggcggccCCCCGCCGCAGCGCGCGCCAGGCTCTCATGGAGCGGCCGGAGGCGGGAAAAGGGGGCGCGGCTCACGTTCGCGACTATCGCCACGCGCGCCTGCGCCGCCCGCCCCGATGACGCCACACGACGTCATCGGGGCGGGCGGCGCAGGCGCGCGTGGCGAGCACGCGGGCGGTGCATGCGCCGCGCGGGGCGGGCCGGGCAGAGCCGAGGGGAGCGCGCGCCATGGCGGCCCCTCCGTGCGCCTTCTCCCCC includes:
- the TRMT61B gene encoding tRNA (adenine(58)-N(1))-methyltransferase, mitochondrial isoform X4, with amino-acid sequence MRAWRALRRGAASSSSASSSSSFPADGKPRRRAWETSLSPLERLRRLLPPEEAAAVARCAAAAVPPPQAPPEEEKKEEVAAAASCQARVEAVCPRSGPFRAGELALAVVRRKHNTTLKVLCRLAAEAVLSSPGGVLPHRDIIGQLPGQVLLASGGARLLLRRPSLDEYVLLMPRGPTIAYPKDISALLMMMDIHPGDTVLESGSGSGAMSLFLSRAVGPKGRVLSYEIRDDHHSLAKKNYRRWRSAWEIGHVDEWPDNVEFILKDISTAAADMKSVTLDAVVLDMLDPQCALPVVHPSLKQGGVCAVYLANITQVIELLDKIRSCKLPFLCERIIEVTHRSWSVLPAKLKHYKSSQMVETQENIEESPQNEYEEIHTQDQAVLKESKYNVCM
- the TRMT61B gene encoding tRNA (adenine(58)-N(1))-methyltransferase, mitochondrial isoform X3, whose product is MRAWRALRRGAASSSSASSSSSFPADGKPRRRAWETSLSPLERLRRLLPPEEAAAVARCAAAAVPPPQAPPEEEKKEEVAAAASCQARVEAVCPRSGPFRAGELALAVVRRKHNTTLKVLCRLAAEAVLSSPGGVLPHRDIIGQLPGQVLLASGGARLLLRRPSLDEYVLLMPRGPTIAYPKDISALLMMMDIHPGDTVLESGSGSGAMSLFLSRAVGPKGRVLSYEIRDDHHSLAKKNYRRWRSAWEIGHVDEWPDNVEFILKDISTAAADMKSVTLDAVVLDMLDPQCALPVVHPSLKQGGVCAVYLANITQVIELLDKIRSCKLPFLCERIIEVTHRSWSVLPAKLKHYKSSQMVETQENIEESPQNEYEEIHTQDQAVLKESKYNESLSDAGETNHSVPYIARPSHCQEAHSGLCSLR
- the TRMT61B gene encoding tRNA (adenine(58)-N(1))-methyltransferase, mitochondrial isoform X2 translates to MRAWRALRRGAASSSSASSSSSFPADGKPRRRAWETSLSPLERLRRLLPPEEAAAVARCAAAAVPPPQAPPEEEKKEEVAAAASCQARVEAVCPRSGPFRAGELALAVVRRKHNTTLKVLCRLAAEAVLSSPGGVLPHRDIIGQLPGQVLLASGGARLLLRRPSLDEYVLLMPRGPTIAYPKDISALLMMMDIHPGDTVLESGSGSGAMSLFLSRAVGPKGRVLSYEIRDDHHSLAKKNYRRWRSAWEIGHVDEWPDNVEFILKDISTAAADMKSVTLDAVVLDMLDPQCALPVVHPSLKQGGVCAVYLANITQVIELLDKIRSCKLPFLCERIIEVTHRSWSVLPAKLKHYKSSQMVETQENIEESPQNEYEEIHTQDQAVLKESKYNESLSDAGETNHSVPYIARPSHCQEAHSGETLGKSLS
- the TRMT61B gene encoding tRNA (adenine(58)-N(1))-methyltransferase, mitochondrial isoform X1, which gives rise to MRAWRALRRGAASSSSASSSSSFPADGKPRRRAWETSLSPLERLRRLLPPEEAAAVARCAAAAVPPPQAPPEEEKKEEVAAAASCQARVEAVCPRSGPFRAGELALAVVRRKHNTTLKVLCRLAAEAVLSSPGGVLPHRDIIGQLPGQVLLASGGARLLLRRPSLDEYVLLMPRGPTIAYPKDISALLMMMDIHPGDTVLESGSGSGAMSLFLSRAVGPKGRVLSYEIRDDHHSLAKKNYRRWRSAWEIGHVDEWPDNVEFILKDISTAAADMKSVTLDAVVLDMLDPQCALPVVHPSLKQGGVCAVYLANITQVIELLDKIRSCKLPFLCERIIEVTHRSWSVLPAKLKHYKSSQMVETQENIEESPQNEYEEIHTQDQAVLKESKYNESLSDAGETNHSVPYIARPSHCQEAHSAFLTKLRKFRPLLS